The Candidatus Flexicrinis affinis genome has a segment encoding these proteins:
- a CDS encoding tetratricopeptide repeat protein — MADITLKAYIAHLDDLLGRRSYEEAEAHAKHILSRFPRNLQALVRLGKAQIEAGHYKDAENTFTQVLGMDPRSTDAYVGLSWVARQRGDGERAIALLERAFEHEPTNQDVIHLLIDANRSFREQHNPKLPQTAYMIARQQWRSGLAHQALATIKSALDAAPGRADLELLRAQIYQSSGSEIDAARSATDVIKKMPDCIEANRLLAEFWKQQGRSSDAQKFISRVESADPFVAYEIASGGPPPDGTFTLPLYDFRAISNKASTAAQPDWLDVIADASEAEDQIAEPEPTADWLESAEPVLDQDNAGDLGWVADAIEMPDDLNWLDQAAAEPIDFNFEEQPATPAETADSAQPVDSGMGAAPAEQLADGEAGEFDLDWMTPAEDAAQGESAAEDGEFNLDWMTPVEDEAQSEPAADANLDLSWAEAPDESTVDNVPAWSTAQDVTPEVEQWIEDQAADEGDTLPSMTTMKAEQERATTEMAAAEPETPPAAEDWLDMSAIDAQADAEPIEDFDEFLKNFTAFGDLDTEEPRPDLSAERTGLTGLLAAAGEQDEQNVAPEVADIDPEDPLAWMRSGTVDHEVYASEGASEDDMPQLEDLLSPTGELEAYSGDVARELDESIEPAAAVEAGATDESDSDPLAWLREHDDIEMVEGEETPGRRWSDALDVEDGVELDAAEADPLAWMQEAGVTVEGETDEEADPLAWAKEDGLELVDEVVEVTYKPTEALVDPAAPRKTPETTEEPTATSTGMTGLLAFMKADGENVEGDSPMSDHEAPREEPESEPSDVQPEAPQAKEEFDWMATAPADSGSDDIDWDAAPTSEEDEDEAIPDWLAQVSNPVDAAEAAALSAADDPNVSDLWDPGADEIEGEDVPDWIAALRDESPEPEAQAADEAGEWLFSEAEPAAEASDDVEPMPIQPESFEGDAVPDQPAEAGDAVSELADWIGVAGAAAAGAAALSGDSPDEVKPEDSADVAAEAGEADSGEMPDWMATLNEADSRTDSAEDDADSSTDWSPATAQAADESPEWQPSGVTGDTGAQDEAADDDFLNFLNTAGQDAAEVASEAGEQVDGSLDWLTSADEEAAEAIGEPADAAGESLDWLNAVDEDDSDRPAAVAADAEAEDGDIPDWLTAAGAGAVAASEAADEALDWLDKDEEMADSVPVPQEPDWFSEVDTGRMAAEPDDDAPDWLKDVEPAADEAAADSGDLEWLDDSQNVIGDATNIQSELEDAGEPSYELSYIEGEESTEAVETLELEPDNELELGTPVAAMLDADVPSGQLEVQKELSGEILDDADLLEPEPPVDETLTASAANSPDWLNAMVPGLEVNVGAQEDADSDESGEFFNGGKSDFSWLTNIVDEELAPPKVGAPSRRSIRFPFDEPPVWLRVLRDETQTSAPVATADNDDDALPDWLRFDDDAQTN; from the coding sequence ATGGCGGACATTACGCTCAAAGCCTATATTGCCCACTTGGATGATCTGCTGGGACGGCGGAGTTACGAGGAAGCGGAAGCGCACGCCAAGCACATACTCTCGCGGTTTCCCCGCAACCTGCAAGCACTCGTTCGTCTGGGCAAGGCGCAGATCGAAGCCGGTCATTACAAGGACGCGGAAAACACGTTCACGCAAGTGCTCGGGATGGACCCGCGCAGCACGGATGCGTATGTGGGCTTGAGTTGGGTCGCCCGCCAGCGCGGCGATGGTGAGCGGGCGATTGCGCTGCTCGAACGCGCATTTGAGCACGAACCAACCAATCAGGACGTCATCCATCTGCTGATCGACGCCAATCGCAGTTTTCGCGAGCAGCATAACCCCAAACTTCCACAGACAGCCTACATGATCGCACGCCAGCAGTGGCGCAGCGGTCTGGCGCATCAGGCATTGGCGACGATCAAGAGCGCCCTTGACGCCGCGCCGGGCCGCGCGGATCTGGAACTGCTGCGCGCGCAAATCTACCAGTCGTCCGGGTCAGAAATCGACGCCGCACGGTCTGCCACAGATGTCATCAAGAAGATGCCGGATTGCATCGAAGCCAACCGGCTGCTTGCCGAGTTTTGGAAGCAGCAGGGGCGGTCCAGCGACGCGCAGAAGTTCATCTCGCGCGTTGAATCCGCCGACCCGTTTGTGGCTTATGAAATCGCATCAGGCGGCCCGCCTCCAGACGGGACGTTTACGCTTCCCCTGTACGACTTCCGGGCGATCTCGAACAAGGCATCAACCGCCGCGCAGCCAGATTGGCTGGATGTGATCGCCGATGCAAGTGAAGCCGAGGACCAGATTGCCGAGCCGGAACCCACCGCGGATTGGCTCGAGTCGGCCGAGCCTGTTCTAGATCAGGACAACGCTGGGGATTTGGGTTGGGTAGCCGATGCCATTGAAATGCCGGACGACCTCAACTGGTTGGATCAGGCAGCCGCGGAGCCTATAGATTTCAATTTTGAAGAGCAGCCTGCCACGCCTGCCGAAACTGCCGACAGTGCACAACCCGTGGACTCGGGAATGGGTGCCGCACCCGCCGAACAGCTCGCGGACGGAGAAGCCGGCGAGTTCGATCTCGACTGGATGACACCGGCCGAAGACGCGGCGCAGGGAGAATCCGCGGCCGAGGATGGCGAGTTCAACCTCGACTGGATGACTCCAGTCGAAGACGAAGCGCAGAGCGAACCCGCAGCTGACGCGAATCTCGACTTGTCATGGGCGGAAGCGCCCGACGAATCGACGGTCGACAACGTGCCGGCGTGGAGCACCGCGCAGGACGTCACGCCAGAGGTCGAGCAGTGGATCGAAGATCAGGCCGCCGACGAAGGCGATACGCTGCCGTCGATGACCACGATGAAGGCGGAACAGGAGCGCGCGACGACTGAAATGGCCGCCGCCGAGCCTGAGACCCCGCCCGCAGCCGAGGACTGGCTGGATATGTCGGCGATCGACGCTCAAGCGGATGCCGAGCCGATCGAAGACTTCGACGAATTCCTGAAGAACTTCACTGCCTTCGGCGATCTGGATACCGAAGAACCCCGCCCGGACCTTTCAGCCGAGCGAACCGGCCTGACCGGCTTACTGGCGGCGGCAGGCGAGCAGGACGAGCAAAACGTCGCGCCCGAAGTCGCCGACATCGACCCCGAGGACCCGCTTGCGTGGATGCGCAGCGGCACGGTCGATCACGAAGTGTATGCGTCTGAGGGTGCAAGCGAAGACGATATGCCGCAGTTGGAGGACTTGCTCAGCCCGACCGGCGAGCTTGAAGCGTACTCCGGCGATGTCGCGCGCGAACTTGACGAGTCGATCGAACCCGCGGCCGCCGTTGAGGCTGGCGCGACCGACGAAAGTGATTCCGATCCGCTCGCGTGGCTGCGCGAACACGACGACATCGAAATGGTCGAAGGCGAGGAAACTCCGGGCCGTCGCTGGTCGGATGCGCTTGATGTCGAAGACGGCGTCGAACTGGATGCCGCTGAAGCCGATCCGCTCGCATGGATGCAGGAAGCGGGCGTCACGGTTGAAGGCGAGACCGATGAAGAGGCCGACCCGCTCGCGTGGGCAAAAGAGGACGGGCTAGAGCTGGTGGACGAGGTCGTCGAGGTCACGTACAAGCCGACCGAGGCGCTGGTCGACCCGGCCGCACCCCGCAAGACGCCGGAGACGACTGAAGAACCGACAGCGACATCGACAGGTATGACCGGACTGCTGGCCTTTATGAAGGCAGATGGCGAAAACGTAGAGGGAGACAGCCCGATGAGCGACCACGAAGCGCCGCGCGAAGAGCCTGAAAGCGAACCCAGCGACGTTCAGCCCGAAGCCCCGCAGGCCAAGGAGGAATTCGACTGGATGGCGACGGCGCCGGCCGATTCGGGATCTGACGACATCGACTGGGATGCAGCGCCAACTTCAGAAGAAGACGAGGACGAAGCGATTCCCGATTGGCTCGCTCAAGTGTCGAATCCAGTGGATGCGGCCGAGGCTGCGGCTTTATCTGCCGCGGATGATCCGAACGTTTCGGACCTTTGGGACCCTGGCGCAGATGAAATCGAAGGCGAAGACGTGCCGGACTGGATAGCAGCGCTGCGTGATGAGTCGCCCGAGCCTGAGGCACAGGCGGCTGACGAGGCCGGTGAGTGGCTGTTTAGCGAGGCCGAACCGGCAGCGGAAGCATCGGACGATGTCGAACCGATGCCGATTCAACCCGAATCGTTCGAGGGTGATGCCGTGCCAGATCAGCCGGCCGAAGCTGGTGACGCCGTTTCTGAGCTGGCCGACTGGATCGGCGTTGCCGGGGCGGCCGCTGCTGGCGCTGCTGCCTTGAGCGGCGACTCGCCGGACGAGGTCAAGCCTGAGGACAGCGCAGATGTCGCCGCGGAAGCGGGTGAAGCCGACTCCGGCGAAATGCCGGACTGGATGGCCACCTTGAACGAGGCGGACTCCAGAACAGACAGCGCAGAGGACGACGCAGACAGTTCAACCGATTGGTCGCCCGCGACCGCGCAAGCCGCAGATGAATCGCCCGAGTGGCAGCCGTCCGGGGTCACGGGCGATACCGGGGCACAGGACGAAGCCGCGGATGACGACTTTCTGAACTTTCTGAACACAGCAGGGCAGGACGCTGCCGAGGTCGCGAGCGAAGCCGGCGAACAGGTGGACGGATCGCTCGACTGGCTCACTTCGGCGGACGAAGAAGCGGCCGAAGCGATAGGTGAACCCGCCGACGCCGCCGGCGAATCACTCGACTGGTTGAACGCCGTCGACGAAGACGATTCCGATCGTCCTGCGGCTGTGGCCGCAGATGCCGAAGCGGAAGATGGCGACATCCCCGATTGGCTCACAGCGGCGGGTGCTGGTGCAGTAGCTGCTTCGGAAGCCGCTGACGAAGCGCTGGATTGGCTGGACAAAGACGAGGAGATGGCGGATTCGGTGCCCGTCCCTCAGGAACCCGACTGGTTCTCCGAGGTTGACACGGGCCGCATGGCCGCCGAGCCTGACGACGATGCGCCCGACTGGCTGAAGGATGTCGAACCTGCCGCTGATGAAGCCGCGGCGGACTCGGGCGATCTGGAATGGCTGGACGACAGCCAGAACGTGATTGGCGACGCCACCAACATTCAGTCCGAGCTTGAGGACGCCGGCGAGCCCAGCTACGAATTGAGCTACATCGAGGGCGAGGAATCGACCGAGGCAGTAGAGACGCTCGAGCTGGAGCCGGACAACGAGCTTGAACTCGGCACGCCGGTCGCCGCCATGCTCGATGCCGACGTGCCTTCCGGCCAGCTTGAAGTGCAGAAGGAACTCTCGGGAGAAATCTTGGACGACGCAGACCTGCTTGAGCCCGAACCGCCTGTCGATGAGACGTTGACCGCTTCCGCCGCCAACTCGCCGGACTGGCTTAACGCTATGGTGCCGGGGTTGGAGGTTAATGTTGGTGCACAGGAAGACGCCGACTCCGATGAAAGTGGCGAATTCTTCAACGGAGGCAAGAGCGACTTTAGCTGGCTGACCAATATCGTCGATGAAGAGTTGGCGCCGCCGAAGGTCGGTGCGCCCTCGCGCAGGTCGATACGATTCCCGTTTGACGAACCGCCCGTGTGGCTGCGTGTGCTGCGCGACGAGACGCAGACCAGCGCGCCGGTCGCTACGGCGGACAACGACGACGACGCGCTTCCGGATTGGCTGCGCTTCGACGACGACGCCCAGACGAACTAG
- a CDS encoding FAD-dependent monooxygenase, giving the protein MRPDYDVIIVGGRPAGSTLAARLGRQGLRVLLLERAAFPSLPAVSCPLINASTLEMLDEIGADESAYAAGTPRIARMVQSLGAGVTIPFELPEYAGRRYAYAVDRARFDAALWDTATAMPTVDGRTGWSVTDVIVEDGRAYGVIATAPDRTTHRIIATLTIGADGRYSTVARKMNAAERLRHDEHPTSILYAYWRGTAPFDDGSAVAAAYGGEPGIGYLLMDSADGTCGVVVEGRSDIFEAQEDSGEALYLRFLKQQPDVWRRVQGAERVTSVRGIKRIGNLYRQAGGPGWALVGDALVQQDPLDGQGIYNAVYTAKALSWAIRKWRDGEMDWVHALEWYDETVQIRTYSMYRQLLDRVQASLYTTIPQPMTDLMARWMGDDPILKQVMGRYITRQVPAEAVRLLTPGLMAAAVVRGAVRDGLRRLRGSA; this is encoded by the coding sequence GTGCGTCCTGATTACGATGTGATCATTGTCGGTGGGCGACCTGCGGGATCGACGTTGGCGGCGCGTTTAGGCAGGCAAGGGCTGCGCGTGCTTCTCTTGGAGCGTGCCGCGTTTCCAAGTCTTCCAGCGGTAAGCTGTCCGCTGATCAACGCATCCACGCTTGAAATGCTTGACGAGATTGGTGCAGACGAGTCGGCCTACGCGGCCGGTACGCCGCGCATTGCCCGCATGGTACAGTCGCTTGGCGCAGGCGTGACGATCCCCTTTGAACTTCCCGAATATGCAGGACGCCGTTATGCCTATGCCGTCGACCGCGCGCGCTTCGATGCGGCGCTGTGGGACACGGCGACGGCGATGCCCACCGTCGACGGGCGCACGGGCTGGTCGGTGACCGACGTCATCGTGGAAGACGGTCGCGCGTATGGTGTGATCGCAACCGCGCCGGACAGGACGACTCACCGCATTATCGCCACGCTGACGATCGGCGCCGACGGACGCTACAGCACAGTGGCGCGCAAGATGAACGCCGCCGAACGTCTGCGCCACGACGAGCATCCGACCTCCATCCTCTACGCGTACTGGCGCGGCACGGCGCCGTTCGACGACGGCAGCGCCGTCGCGGCCGCGTACGGCGGCGAGCCGGGAATCGGCTACCTGTTGATGGACAGTGCTGACGGTACCTGCGGCGTCGTTGTCGAAGGTCGATCTGACATCTTTGAGGCACAGGAAGACAGCGGCGAGGCGTTGTATCTACGGTTCCTGAAACAGCAGCCTGACGTTTGGCGCCGTGTTCAAGGCGCCGAGAGGGTCACGTCCGTGCGCGGCATCAAGCGCATCGGCAATCTTTACCGGCAGGCCGGCGGGCCGGGATGGGCGCTGGTCGGCGATGCGCTGGTGCAGCAGGACCCGCTGGACGGGCAGGGCATCTACAACGCGGTGTACACGGCAAAAGCGCTGAGCTGGGCGATCCGTAAGTGGCGAGATGGCGAGATGGATTGGGTGCACGCGCTCGAATGGTACGACGAGACGGTGCAAATTCGCACGTACAGCATGTATCGCCAGTTGCTCGACCGCGTTCAAGCCAGCCTGTATACCACGATACCGCAGCCGATGACCGACCTGATGGCGCGTTGGATGGGCGACGACCCGATTCTGAAACAGGTCATGGGCCGCTACATCACGCGTCAGGTGCCGGCTGAGGCGGTGCGCCTGCTCACGCCGGGCTTGATGGCCGCAGCGGTCGTGCGCGGCGCAGTGCGCGATGGCCTACGGCGCTTGCGCGGTTCCGCTTAG
- the ndk gene encoding nucleoside-diphosphate kinase — translation MVERTLILVKPDGVQRGLIGEVISRFERRGLKLVGMKFMQATEAILEKHYVAHIKKPFYPGLVTYLMSGPIVAMVWEGLDAIKACRLTIGDTHANEAPAGTIRGDLAIHISRNIVHGSADADDAAREVPIWFSDAELISYERATDQWICRPD, via the coding sequence ATGGTTGAGCGTACCCTAATTCTGGTCAAGCCCGACGGCGTGCAGCGCGGCTTGATCGGCGAAGTGATCAGCCGTTTCGAACGCCGCGGCCTGAAGCTGGTCGGCATGAAGTTCATGCAGGCGACCGAGGCGATCCTCGAGAAGCACTATGTCGCGCACATCAAAAAGCCGTTCTATCCCGGGTTGGTGACTTACCTCATGTCCGGGCCGATCGTTGCCATGGTGTGGGAAGGCTTGGATGCAATCAAGGCATGCCGTCTAACGATCGGCGACACACATGCTAACGAGGCTCCTGCCGGGACGATTCGCGGGGATCTCGCAATCCACATCAGTCGCAACATCGTTCATGGTTCGGCGGACGCAGATGACGCCGCGCGCGAAGTCCCGATCTGGTTCAGCGATGCCGAGCTGATCAGCTACGAACGCGCCACGGACCAGTGGATCTGCCGGCCTGACTAA
- the yjjX gene encoding inosine/xanthosine triphosphatase — MEIVVASTNPVKLESTVRGFAPLYGTVQAVGFSVPSGVSDQPVGIEETLTGALNRAWQAHYAFPDAPFAVGIEGGVERHSGQMYAMAWVAIVSEGGHVGTACTGQFLVPLEVARLIDQGMEMGDADDQVFGRSNSKQQNGAIGLLTGDAITRADYYAPAVTMALIPFRNPNLTFPHLNPLHPDEPV; from the coding sequence ATGGAAATCGTGGTCGCTTCGACCAATCCGGTGAAGTTGGAAAGCACCGTGCGGGGCTTCGCGCCGCTGTATGGCACGGTTCAGGCTGTGGGATTTAGCGTGCCGTCCGGCGTGTCGGATCAGCCGGTTGGGATCGAGGAGACGCTGACCGGCGCGCTCAACCGGGCTTGGCAGGCGCACTATGCGTTTCCGGATGCCCCGTTTGCGGTGGGTATCGAAGGGGGCGTCGAACGCCACAGCGGCCAAATGTATGCGATGGCGTGGGTTGCAATTGTGAGCGAGGGCGGGCATGTCGGGACGGCGTGCACCGGCCAGTTCCTTGTGCCGCTGGAAGTCGCCCGGCTGATCGATCAGGGCATGGAGATGGGCGACGCCGACGATCAGGTGTTCGGTCGCAGCAACAGCAAACAGCAGAACGGCGCGATCGGCCTACTTACTGGCGACGCGATCACCCGCGCCGACTACTATGCGCCTGCCGTCACGATGGCCCTCATCCCGTTTCGAAACCCGAACCTGACGTTCCCGCACTTGAACCCGCTACACCCAGACGAGCCGGTATAG
- a CDS encoding M20/M25/M40 family metallo-hydrolase, whose amino-acid sequence MKRLFTLCLLLVVALAGCNLGMTDDAGPATIQPRPQITDQPLPTLGYSTQIPQVGGTPAPTPISQISGAQLYTLLNQVTANSLLNTITTLQNFKTRHVNSTQSSATEGIGAAANWLYGEFLKIQDQSRGNLQAFTHPFRATFNGQTTDQRNIVGIINGTLPNTPAIVIGAHYDSRTDDLTDATGVAPGADDNGSGVAAVLEMAHVLSQLRPRSTIILVLFSAEEVDRQGSKAFVRDYIRFYNIPVRVMINIDTVGSTNDRFGNVNDRELRIFSAGPDTSPSRDMARMIDFITDNHSTDLKLIFVEDIDREGRFGDHFSFSEAGIPAVRIIEALEDNVNREGRDWVQYVEPEYLRKSVRTLTTMVLALADGLPYPETVVLRDNDDGTRRLVWERVEGATGYVVALRFPNDVTFEQQFPSSPEITVYDCDCFTADRYRSIAVAAINENGIMGPLSPEVVVP is encoded by the coding sequence ATGAAACGACTCTTCACCCTATGCTTGCTGCTGGTGGTGGCGCTGGCAGGCTGCAATCTCGGCATGACCGATGACGCCGGCCCGGCAACTATACAGCCGCGCCCGCAGATCACCGATCAGCCGCTGCCGACGCTGGGCTACAGCACGCAGATTCCGCAGGTTGGCGGCACGCCGGCCCCGACGCCGATCTCGCAGATTTCCGGCGCCCAGCTCTACACGCTGCTCAATCAGGTGACGGCCAACAGCCTGCTCAATACGATCACAACGCTGCAGAACTTCAAGACGCGTCATGTCAACAGCACCCAGTCTTCGGCAACGGAGGGAATCGGGGCAGCAGCCAATTGGCTGTACGGCGAGTTCCTCAAGATTCAGGATCAGTCACGCGGGAACCTGCAGGCGTTTACGCATCCGTTTCGCGCGACGTTCAACGGGCAGACCACTGACCAGCGCAACATCGTCGGCATCATCAACGGCACGCTGCCGAACACACCGGCCATTGTCATTGGGGCGCATTACGACAGCCGCACCGACGACTTGACCGACGCGACCGGCGTTGCGCCGGGGGCGGATGACAACGGATCAGGCGTTGCCGCCGTGTTGGAGATGGCGCATGTCCTGAGCCAACTGCGCCCGCGCAGCACGATCATTCTCGTCCTTTTCTCGGCAGAAGAAGTCGATCGGCAGGGCAGCAAAGCGTTCGTGCGCGACTACATCAGGTTCTACAACATCCCCGTGCGGGTGATGATCAACATCGACACGGTGGGCAGTACCAACGACCGCTTCGGCAACGTCAACGACCGTGAACTGCGTATCTTCAGCGCCGGGCCGGACACGTCGCCCTCGCGCGACATGGCGCGCATGATCGACTTCATCACCGATAACCACAGCACCGACCTCAAGCTGATCTTCGTCGAGGACATCGACCGCGAAGGCCGCTTTGGCGACCACTTCTCGTTCAGTGAAGCCGGCATCCCCGCCGTCCGCATCATCGAGGCGCTAGAGGACAACGTTAACCGCGAAGGACGCGACTGGGTTCAATACGTCGAGCCGGAGTATCTGCGCAAGAGCGTCCGAACGTTGACCACGATGGTGCTGGCGCTGGCAGACGGCCTACCCTACCCCGAGACAGTTGTGTTGCGTGACAACGACGATGGAACGCGGCGGCTTGTCTGGGAAAGGGTCGAAGGCGCGACGGGTTACGTAGTCGCACTCCGTTTTCCAAACGATGTGACGTTTGAGCAGCAGTTCCCTTCCAGCCCGGAGATAACGGTCTACGACTGCGACTGTTTCACAGCCGATCGATATCGTAGTATCGCCGTCGCCGCGATCAACGAGAACGGGATCATGGGGCCGCTGTCGCCCGAGGTCGTCGTCCCGTAG